A single region of the Streptomyces caelestis genome encodes:
- a CDS encoding cytochrome b/b6 domain-containing protein, translating to MSPRPDTAVAVRRFSRTERWVHRTTAALMGVCVLTAACLYVPQLAELVGRRALVVTLHKWTGLALPVPVLAGLASRAFRTDLGHLNRFGPHDRTWLRAALHRDKRHASRPAGKFNAGQKLYASWIAAATLVMLGTGLMMWFTHLTPLLWRTSATFVHDWLALTIGIVLAGHIGMALADPESRRGMRTGSVSRDWADQQHPLWRQ from the coding sequence ATGAGCCCACGACCTGACACCGCGGTCGCTGTCAGGCGCTTCAGCCGGACCGAGCGCTGGGTGCACCGCACGACGGCCGCGCTCATGGGCGTCTGCGTACTGACGGCGGCCTGCCTCTACGTTCCCCAGCTCGCCGAACTCGTAGGCCGCCGCGCCCTCGTCGTCACCCTGCACAAATGGACCGGCCTCGCCCTGCCCGTCCCGGTCCTGGCGGGCCTCGCCTCCCGCGCCTTCCGCACCGACCTCGGCCACCTCAACCGCTTCGGCCCACACGACCGAACCTGGCTGCGCGCCGCCCTCCACCGCGACAAGCGCCACGCCTCCCGCCCCGCGGGCAAGTTCAACGCCGGCCAGAAGCTCTACGCGTCCTGGATCGCCGCCGCCACCCTCGTCATGCTCGGCACCGGCCTCATGATGTGGTTCACCCACCTCACCCCCCTCCTCTGGCGCACCAGCGCGACGTTCGTCCACGACTGGCTGGCCCTGACCATCGGCATAGTCCTGGCAGGCCACATCGGCATGGCACTGGCGGACCCGGAATCCAGGAGAGGCATGCGCACGGGCTCGGTGAGCAGAGACTGGGCAGACCAACAGCACCCTCTATGGCGCCAGTAG
- a CDS encoding NUDIX hydrolase, producing MSADEGVSAGGEGLSAADEILDIVDENDRVIGQSPRGEAYARGLRHRCVFIQARDAEGRIFVHRRTPTKLVFPSLYDMFVGGVVGAGEAYDTAALREAEEELGVTGLPLPRYLFKFLYDNGAGRTWWSAVYEVRCDLPVQPQAEEVAWHDFLPEDEVRRRLGDWEWVPDGLAAYERLRAFRSMG from the coding sequence ATGAGTGCGGATGAGGGTGTGAGTGCTGGGGGCGAGGGCCTGAGTGCTGCTGACGAGATCCTCGACATCGTCGACGAGAACGACCGGGTCATCGGGCAGTCACCCCGGGGGGAGGCCTACGCCAGGGGTCTGCGGCACCGCTGTGTGTTCATCCAGGCGCGGGACGCCGAGGGGCGGATCTTCGTGCACCGGCGGACCCCGACCAAGCTGGTTTTTCCCTCCCTGTACGACATGTTCGTCGGCGGGGTGGTCGGCGCGGGTGAGGCCTATGACACGGCGGCCCTGCGCGAGGCCGAGGAAGAACTGGGCGTGACGGGTCTGCCGCTCCCGCGGTATCTCTTCAAGTTCCTCTACGACAACGGCGCCGGCCGGACCTGGTGGTCGGCGGTGTACGAGGTCCGCTGCGACCTTCCGGTACAGCCGCAGGCCGAGGAGGTGGCCTGGCACGACTTCCTGCCCGAGGACGAGGTGCGGCGGCGCCTGGGCGACTGGGAGTGGGTGCCGGACGGACTGGCGGCGTACGAGCGGCTCAGGGCGTTTCGGTCGATGGGCTGA
- a CDS encoding molybdopterin-dependent oxidoreductase codes for MNDGHPEQRGTPVGRRVFLGTLGLGALGVVAAPQLQRGLEGFLGGAADKDPTGLTGLLPNGGGFRYYSVASSVPHKNADTYRLKIDGLVDRPTTYTLTDLKALPQTRLVRDVQCVTGWRVPDTPFEGVRLSRLLDAAGVRPTAKAIRFTCFDGTYTESLTLAQARRADVLVALRMQDKDLSHSHGGPVRLYVAPMYFYKSAKWLSGITVTDEVRPGYWEERGYDVDAWVGRSNGRDDEPTT; via the coding sequence ATGAACGACGGACACCCCGAACAGCGGGGCACCCCGGTCGGCCGCCGCGTCTTCCTCGGCACCCTCGGCCTGGGCGCCCTCGGCGTGGTCGCCGCGCCCCAGCTCCAACGCGGTCTGGAGGGCTTCCTCGGCGGCGCCGCCGACAAGGACCCCACCGGCCTGACCGGACTGCTCCCGAACGGCGGCGGCTTCCGCTACTACTCGGTCGCCTCGTCCGTCCCGCACAAGAACGCCGACACCTACCGCCTGAAGATCGACGGTCTGGTCGACCGCCCCACGACGTACACCCTGACCGACCTCAAAGCCCTGCCGCAGACCCGCCTGGTCCGCGACGTCCAGTGCGTCACCGGCTGGCGCGTCCCCGACACCCCCTTCGAGGGTGTACGCCTGTCCCGGCTGCTCGACGCCGCCGGGGTCCGCCCCACGGCCAAGGCCATCCGCTTCACCTGCTTCGACGGCACCTACACCGAGAGCCTCACCCTCGCCCAGGCCCGCCGCGCCGACGTCCTGGTCGCTCTGCGCATGCAGGACAAGGATCTCAGCCACTCCCACGGCGGCCCCGTCCGCCTCTACGTCGCACCCATGTACTTCTACAAGTCCGCCAAGTGGCTCTCCGGCATCACCGTCACCGACGAGGTCCGTCCGGGCTACTGGGAGGAGCGCGGCTACGACGTCGACGCCTGGGTGGGCCGCTCGAACGGACGTGACGATGAGCCCACGACCTGA
- a CDS encoding APC family permease, with the protein MTTDSSSTSTAAAGGINTFKGQERALRADRLGTGGLLLSVLAATAPLMVVAGVMPTTFAVMGIVGQPLLFVVLGVVLILFSIGYAEMSRHVHNAGAFYAYISRGLGGTAGAGAALVALVAYNALQIGIYGIFGFEVSGLLATYAEVEIAWWIPALVAALAVGLLGWLKIDVNARVLGVLLVIEVLLVVVFDVAALAEPGKEGLSLHAFNPDTLTGAGVGTALCFCVAAFLGFEQAPVYAEETSRPQVLVPRVMFLAVGGVAVFFALSSWALTVATGPSAIVGTARKQSAGLLFFLTESRLGGTFTDVLHVLFVTGMFAALLSFHNVVARYAFAMGREGLLPAAFGRTSGTSGAPGTGSLLQTAVAVVVVVAFAVADDKPAGDPTAPVLQLFTWFGNIGALGVIVLMAAASLSVVVFFVRRGAAGAQAWRLVTSALAGLALLVIAGYTVKDFEVLVGAGPGSSLSWVLPGVIGLALAAGLALGLVLRARAPEKHARIGLGNEAFQLEKAASS; encoded by the coding sequence ATGACCACGGACAGTTCGAGCACGAGCACAGCCGCCGCCGGCGGCATCAATACGTTCAAGGGGCAGGAGCGCGCCCTGCGCGCCGACCGGCTCGGCACCGGGGGCCTGCTGCTCTCCGTCCTCGCCGCGACCGCCCCGCTCATGGTGGTCGCGGGTGTCATGCCCACTACATTCGCGGTGATGGGCATCGTCGGGCAGCCGCTGCTCTTCGTCGTCCTCGGCGTCGTCCTGATCCTGTTCAGCATCGGATACGCCGAGATGAGCCGCCACGTCCACAACGCGGGCGCCTTCTACGCCTACATCTCCCGCGGCCTCGGCGGCACCGCCGGCGCGGGTGCCGCCCTGGTCGCCCTCGTCGCCTACAACGCGCTCCAGATCGGCATCTACGGCATCTTCGGCTTCGAGGTCTCCGGGCTCCTCGCCACCTACGCCGAGGTGGAGATCGCCTGGTGGATACCCGCGCTCGTGGCCGCGCTCGCCGTCGGCCTGCTGGGCTGGCTGAAGATCGACGTCAACGCGCGCGTGCTCGGCGTCCTGCTGGTCATCGAGGTGCTCCTCGTCGTCGTCTTCGACGTCGCCGCCCTCGCCGAACCCGGCAAGGAAGGCCTCTCACTGCACGCCTTCAACCCGGACACCCTCACCGGCGCGGGCGTCGGCACCGCGCTGTGCTTCTGCGTCGCCGCGTTCCTCGGCTTCGAGCAGGCACCCGTGTACGCCGAGGAGACCAGCCGGCCGCAGGTCCTGGTGCCGCGCGTGATGTTCCTCGCCGTCGGCGGGGTCGCCGTCTTCTTCGCGCTGAGCAGCTGGGCCCTCACCGTCGCCACCGGCCCCTCCGCGATCGTCGGCACGGCCCGGAAGCAGAGCGCCGGCCTGCTGTTCTTCCTCACCGAGTCCCGCCTCGGCGGCACGTTCACGGACGTCCTGCACGTCCTGTTCGTCACCGGCATGTTCGCCGCCCTGCTCAGCTTCCACAACGTCGTCGCCCGCTACGCCTTCGCCATGGGCCGCGAGGGTCTGCTGCCCGCCGCCTTCGGCCGCACCAGCGGCACCAGCGGCGCTCCCGGCACCGGCTCGCTGCTCCAGACCGCCGTGGCCGTGGTGGTCGTGGTCGCCTTCGCGGTCGCCGACGACAAACCGGCCGGCGACCCGACCGCGCCCGTCCTGCAGCTGTTCACCTGGTTCGGCAACATCGGCGCCCTCGGCGTGATCGTCCTGATGGCGGCTGCCTCCCTGTCGGTCGTCGTCTTCTTCGTCCGCCGGGGTGCCGCGGGCGCCCAGGCCTGGCGGCTGGTCACCTCCGCGCTGGCGGGCCTCGCCCTGCTCGTGATCGCCGGCTACACGGTGAAGGACTTCGAGGTCCTCGTCGGCGCCGGCCCGGGCTCCTCGCTGAGCTGGGTGCTGCCCGGTGTCATCGGGCTCGCCCTGGCCGCCGGCCTGGCCCTGGGCCTGGTGCTGCGCGCCCGCGCCCCCGAGAAGCACGCCCGGATCGGGCTCGGCAACGAGGCGTTCCAGCTGGAGAAGGCGGCGTCCTCCTGA
- a CDS encoding acyl-CoA dehydrogenase family protein: MDFAFDARTEELRGKLLAFMDEYVYPAEAVAHEQRALLASPWETPVVVEELKTEARRQGLWNLFLPDSEYGAGLTNLQYAPLAEIMGRSPQLAPTVTNCAAPDTGNMEVLTQFGDEQQRKQWLEPLLAGEIRSAFAMTEPDVASSDATNITTHIERDGDEYVVTGRKWYISGALHPDCKIFIVMGKTDPEGSDIRRQQSMILVPRDTPGVTIKRAMQVFGYEDHYHGGHAEVIFDHARVPASNLIGEEGGGFAIAQARLGPGRIHHCMRLIGMAERAIELMCRRAVSRTAFGKALAQQGVVHNWIADARVTVEQLRLLVLKTAWLMDTVGNRGAHTEIQSIKIATPRAVVDILDRAIQLHGAGGVSQDFPLAELYAGARTLMIADGPDEVHQRSLARRELKRYV; this comes from the coding sequence ATGGACTTCGCGTTCGACGCGCGCACGGAGGAGCTGCGCGGCAAGCTGCTGGCCTTCATGGACGAGTACGTCTATCCGGCCGAGGCCGTCGCGCATGAGCAGCGGGCGCTGCTCGCCTCGCCCTGGGAGACCCCGGTGGTGGTCGAGGAGCTGAAGACCGAGGCACGCAGGCAGGGCCTGTGGAACCTGTTCCTGCCGGACTCCGAGTACGGCGCGGGGCTCACCAACCTCCAGTACGCGCCGCTCGCCGAGATCATGGGGCGCTCCCCGCAGCTCGCCCCGACGGTGACGAACTGCGCGGCGCCCGACACGGGCAACATGGAGGTCCTCACCCAGTTCGGCGACGAGCAGCAGCGCAAGCAGTGGCTGGAGCCGCTGCTGGCCGGTGAGATCCGCTCGGCGTTCGCGATGACCGAGCCCGACGTGGCCTCCTCGGACGCCACGAACATCACGACGCACATCGAGCGGGACGGTGACGAGTACGTCGTCACCGGCCGCAAGTGGTACATCTCCGGGGCGTTGCACCCGGACTGCAAGATCTTCATCGTGATGGGCAAGACGGACCCGGAGGGCTCCGACATCCGCCGTCAGCAGTCGATGATCCTGGTCCCGCGTGACACGCCGGGTGTGACGATCAAGCGCGCGATGCAGGTTTTCGGCTACGAGGACCACTACCACGGCGGCCATGCCGAGGTGATCTTCGACCACGCGCGCGTGCCGGCGTCGAACCTCATCGGTGAGGAGGGCGGCGGCTTCGCCATCGCGCAGGCGCGGCTGGGGCCCGGCCGGATCCACCACTGCATGCGGCTGATCGGGATGGCGGAGCGGGCGATCGAGCTGATGTGCCGGCGGGCCGTGTCCCGTACGGCCTTCGGGAAGGCGCTGGCCCAGCAGGGTGTGGTGCACAACTGGATCGCGGATGCGCGGGTGACGGTCGAGCAGTTGCGGCTGCTGGTACTGAAGACGGCGTGGCTGATGGACACGGTCGGGAACAGGGGGGCGCACACCGAGATCCAGTCGATCAAGATCGCTACGCCTCGCGCGGTGGTGGACATCCTCGACCGGGCGATCCAGTTGCACGGTGCGGGGGGTGTGAGCCAGGACTTCCCGCTGGCGGAGCTGTACGCGGGGGCGCGGACGCTGATGATCGCCGACGGGCCGGACGAGGTGCATCAGCGGTCGCTGGCGCGGCGGGAGCTGAAGCGGTACGTGTGA
- a CDS encoding DUF202 domain-containing protein, whose translation MIAPAARRQDPDRDPGLQPERTRLAWRRTTLSGTVCAVLAVKTALHGGASPLGLVACALCCVLWLGFLTIAHRRIRTLSATTSPAAFAPRHATAAVLCTLAMAVCGAGLVF comes from the coding sequence GTGATCGCGCCGGCGGCCCGGCGGCAGGACCCCGACCGCGACCCCGGGCTGCAACCCGAGCGGACCCGGCTCGCGTGGCGGCGTACGACGCTGTCGGGCACGGTCTGCGCCGTACTCGCCGTGAAGACCGCGCTGCACGGCGGGGCGTCGCCGCTCGGGCTCGTCGCGTGCGCGCTGTGCTGCGTCCTGTGGCTGGGCTTCCTGACCATCGCCCACCGCCGTATCCGCACCCTCTCTGCCACCACCAGCCCCGCCGCGTTCGCTCCCCGGCACGCCACGGCCGCGGTGCTGTGCACGCTGGCGATGGCGGTGTGCGGGGCGGGGCTCGTCTTCTAG
- a CDS encoding NADP-dependent oxidoreductase, which translates to MKAISYSRYGGPEVLAFGEVRDPKVGPDSVLVKVRAASVNPVDWKAREGHLEGLFEAAFPVVPGWDVSGVVVRPGVAVSEFDVGDEVIGYVREDFLSRGTFAEYVAAPLRTLARKPRNLSFEEAAGLPLVGLTAYQVLVKVLQVKRGETVLVHAAAGGVGSIAVQLAAHLGARVIGTASESNHDFVRGLGGEPVAYGEGLGERVRGLVPEGVDAVFDTVGGDALKVSANLLAPEGRLVSITDVGVVTYGGRYYFVRPDAEDLQRMSDLAEQGVVSVHVSETFPLERAADAHRLNEEGRTRGKIVVTVASEPGEA; encoded by the coding sequence ATGAAGGCGATCAGCTACTCACGGTACGGCGGACCCGAGGTGCTGGCGTTCGGGGAGGTCCGCGATCCCAAGGTCGGCCCGGACTCGGTGCTGGTGAAGGTGCGGGCGGCGTCCGTGAACCCCGTCGACTGGAAGGCCCGCGAGGGCCATCTCGAAGGGCTCTTCGAAGCCGCTTTCCCCGTGGTGCCCGGCTGGGACGTCTCGGGCGTCGTCGTACGGCCCGGTGTGGCCGTGTCGGAGTTCGACGTCGGCGACGAGGTCATCGGGTACGTACGCGAGGACTTCCTCTCCCGCGGGACCTTCGCCGAGTACGTGGCCGCGCCCCTGCGCACCCTCGCGCGCAAGCCGCGCAACCTCTCCTTCGAGGAGGCGGCCGGACTGCCGCTGGTCGGGCTCACCGCCTACCAGGTGCTGGTCAAGGTGCTCCAGGTGAAGCGGGGCGAGACCGTGCTGGTGCACGCCGCGGCCGGCGGCGTCGGCTCGATCGCCGTACAGCTCGCCGCCCACCTCGGCGCCCGGGTGATCGGCACGGCGAGCGAGTCCAACCACGACTTCGTGCGCGGCCTCGGCGGGGAGCCGGTGGCGTACGGCGAGGGTCTGGGCGAGCGGGTGCGCGGGCTGGTGCCCGAGGGTGTGGACGCGGTGTTCGACACGGTCGGCGGGGACGCGCTGAAGGTCTCGGCCAACCTGCTGGCCCCCGAGGGCCGCCTGGTGTCGATCACCGACGTCGGCGTCGTGACCTACGGCGGCCGCTACTACTTCGTCCGCCCCGACGCCGAGGACCTCCAGCGGATGTCCGACCTGGCGGAACAGGGCGTGGTGAGCGTCCACGTCTCCGAGACGTTCCCACTGGAGCGCGCGGCGGACGCCCACCGGTTGAACGAGGAGGGCCGGACGCGCGGCAAGATCGTCGTGACGGTGGCCTCGGAGCCGGGGGAGGCGTAG
- a CDS encoding YidH family protein produces the protein MIEFVRNVRLWFAPARVRQDGETPDYRFSLANERTFLAWLRTALALIGGGFAVDQFLPDLRWGWRVGLALALLAAGVLCSLRAVNHWVRCERAMRRGEDLPVSRFPAVLSLVVAIVALAMVVVVLVGWEG, from the coding sequence GTGATCGAGTTCGTACGGAACGTCCGTTTGTGGTTCGCGCCCGCGCGGGTGCGGCAGGACGGCGAGACACCCGACTACCGGTTCTCGCTGGCGAACGAACGTACCTTCCTGGCCTGGCTGCGCACCGCGCTCGCGCTGATCGGCGGCGGCTTCGCCGTGGACCAGTTCCTGCCGGACCTGCGCTGGGGCTGGCGGGTGGGGCTGGCGCTCGCGCTGCTGGCCGCGGGCGTGCTGTGCTCGCTGCGGGCGGTCAACCACTGGGTGCGGTGCGAGCGGGCCATGCGCCGGGGCGAGGACCTGCCGGTGTCCCGGTTCCCGGCGGTGCTGAGCCTCGTCGTCGCGATCGTGGCCCTCGCCATGGTCGTGGTGGTGCTCGTGGGGTGGGAGGGGTGA
- a CDS encoding phosphotransferase family protein yields the protein MSPDHPPGLDLDRLRGLLDRERPGLVSGALSGRLIEGGRSNLTYAVSDGTSRWVVRRPPLGHVLATAHDMKREHRVISALHPTAVPVPRPVLLCEDEEVLGAPFYVMEFVEGIPYRTADQLAPLGPERTRGAVLNLVDALVELHAVDPGEVGLADFGRPEGFLDRQLRRWGKQLDASRNRELAGIDELHATLGRRLPSSPAPAVVHGDYRLDNVLIGEDDRIKAILDWEMSTLGDPLTDLGLLAMYSMPLDAADSPVSTTAEAPGHPDPAELIERYAARSGRDVSAVSWYTAFAWFKLAVILEGIHYRYTLGQTVGRGFDRIGDLVPVFIEHGLTTLQEG from the coding sequence ATGAGCCCCGACCACCCGCCCGGACTCGACCTCGACCGGCTGCGCGGCCTGCTCGACCGCGAGCGGCCCGGCCTGGTGAGCGGTGCCCTGTCCGGCCGGCTGATCGAGGGCGGACGGTCGAACCTCACCTACGCCGTCTCCGACGGCACCTCCCGGTGGGTCGTACGCCGGCCCCCGCTCGGCCATGTCCTGGCCACCGCGCACGACATGAAACGCGAGCACCGGGTCATCAGCGCCCTGCACCCGACCGCCGTCCCGGTTCCGCGGCCGGTGCTGCTGTGCGAGGACGAGGAGGTGCTCGGCGCGCCGTTCTACGTCATGGAGTTCGTCGAGGGCATCCCGTACCGCACGGCCGACCAGCTCGCCCCGCTCGGTCCGGAGCGGACCCGGGGCGCGGTGCTGAACCTGGTGGACGCGCTGGTGGAGCTGCACGCCGTGGACCCGGGCGAGGTGGGGCTCGCCGACTTCGGCCGGCCCGAGGGCTTCCTGGACCGGCAGCTGCGGCGCTGGGGCAAGCAGCTGGACGCCTCGCGCAACCGCGAGCTGGCCGGGATCGACGAGCTGCACGCGACCCTCGGACGGCGGCTGCCCTCCTCCCCCGCCCCGGCCGTGGTGCACGGCGACTACCGGCTGGACAACGTCCTGATCGGCGAGGACGACCGCATCAAGGCGATCCTCGACTGGGAGATGTCCACCCTGGGCGACCCGCTCACCGACCTGGGCCTGCTGGCGATGTACAGCATGCCGCTCGACGCGGCGGACTCCCCCGTCTCCACGACGGCCGAGGCGCCGGGACACCCGGACCCGGCCGAACTGATCGAGCGGTACGCCGCTCGCTCGGGGCGCGACGTCTCCGCGGTCTCCTGGTACACGGCGTTCGCCTGGTTCAAGCTCGCCGTGATCCTGGAGGGCATCCACTACCGCTACACCCTGGGCCAGACGGTCGGGCGCGGCTTCGACCGCATCGGAGACCTGGTCCCCGTCTTCATCGAGCACGGTCTCACCACTCTTCAGGAAGGCTGA
- a CDS encoding L-idonate 5-dehydrogenase translates to MLGCVIHGQGDLRVAQLPVPEPGPGQALVAVRYGGVCGSDLHYWRHGGVGDFRLREPMVLGHEVVGTVVGYGAGASGPAPGAAVAVHPATPCGVCPECADGRRNVCRDTRYLGSAARFPHVQGGFAAQVVVPCDQVRALPDGLGLRRAALAEPLSVALHAVGRAGEVAGRHVLVTGAGPIGCLVVAAAKAAGAARVTVTDLLPEALEYARIAGAGTLVRADDPDAPGWPSEVDVAIEASGVAAGLDTCLRRVRRGGVVVQLGMLPAGHSAFAGNLVVSREIELRGAFRFDGEFDQALVVLAGEAAFDGLISAVVSVREAESAFALAADRSRSCKVLLDFALAP, encoded by the coding sequence ATGCTGGGTTGTGTGATCCACGGTCAGGGTGACCTGCGCGTGGCGCAGTTGCCGGTTCCCGAGCCCGGGCCGGGGCAGGCGCTGGTCGCCGTCCGCTACGGCGGGGTGTGCGGGTCCGATCTGCATTACTGGCGGCACGGCGGGGTCGGGGACTTCCGGCTCCGGGAGCCGATGGTGCTCGGGCACGAGGTCGTCGGGACGGTGGTCGGGTACGGCGCCGGCGCGTCGGGGCCGGCTCCGGGTGCCGCTGTCGCCGTGCATCCGGCGACGCCGTGCGGGGTGTGTCCGGAGTGCGCGGACGGTCGGCGGAACGTCTGCCGGGACACGCGGTATCTGGGCAGCGCGGCGCGCTTTCCGCATGTGCAGGGAGGGTTCGCGGCGCAGGTGGTCGTGCCCTGCGACCAGGTGCGGGCGTTGCCGGACGGTCTGGGGCTGCGCCGGGCCGCGCTCGCCGAGCCGCTGTCCGTCGCCCTGCACGCGGTGGGGCGGGCCGGGGAGGTGGCCGGACGGCACGTCCTGGTGACCGGGGCCGGGCCCATCGGCTGTCTCGTGGTCGCGGCGGCGAAGGCGGCCGGGGCGGCGCGGGTGACTGTCACGGATCTGCTGCCCGAGGCGCTGGAGTATGCCCGGATCGCGGGTGCCGGGACTCTCGTACGGGCCGATGATCCTGACGCCCCGGGGTGGCCTTCCGAAGTGGACGTCGCGATCGAGGCGTCCGGAGTGGCTGCCGGGCTGGACACGTGTCTGCGGCGCGTGCGGCGGGGTGGGGTCGTCGTGCAGTTGGGGATGCTGCCGGCGGGGCACAGTGCGTTCGCGGGGAACCTGGTGGTGAGTCGGGAGATCGAGCTGCGGGGGGCGTTTCGGTTCGACGGTGAGTTCGATCAGGCGTTGGTGGTGCTGGCGGGAGAGGCTGCGTTCGACGGGCTGATCAGTGCGGTGGTGTCTGTGAGGGAGGCCGAGTCCGCCTTTGCCCTGGCTGCTGATCGGAGTCGGTCCTGCAAGGTGCTGTTGGATTTCGCCCTGGCGCCGTAG
- a CDS encoding DMT family transporter, producing the protein MSFLVLVLAVGAACCLGFGFVLQQNAAQRAPLNDFLSFRLLLDLVKVPRWLGGIALMVVGMALGAAALGQGELSLVEPLLATNLLFALALSRRQTRQPLGRQGWAGLLLLAGGVSTFIVAGEPQGGAATADPMRQWLIIGAMLGLALLLTAHAKRSRLGSGPVLLALAAGLLYGVQDALTRVSGDKFAEGGFAGLLTGWQPYAVLALGVTGLVLVQSAFETASLRKSLPALTAAQPIAGIICGVGFLGDRLRADAVALSWEAGGLLAVIAGIVLLGLHPAMPTGAAERAERVRVGQLQPQPQPQPQ; encoded by the coding sequence GTGTCGTTTCTGGTTCTGGTGCTCGCCGTGGGTGCCGCCTGCTGTCTGGGCTTCGGTTTCGTCCTCCAGCAGAACGCGGCCCAGCGCGCCCCCCTCAACGACTTCCTCTCCTTCCGGCTGCTGCTCGACCTGGTGAAGGTGCCGCGCTGGCTCGGCGGTATCGCGCTGATGGTCGTCGGCATGGCGCTGGGCGCGGCAGCGCTGGGGCAGGGCGAGCTGTCGCTGGTGGAGCCGCTGCTCGCGACGAACCTGCTGTTCGCGCTCGCGCTGTCCCGCAGGCAGACCCGGCAGCCGCTCGGCCGCCAGGGCTGGGCGGGCCTTCTGCTGCTGGCGGGCGGAGTGAGCACGTTCATCGTGGCGGGCGAGCCGCAGGGCGGCGCCGCGACGGCCGATCCGATGCGGCAGTGGCTGATCATCGGGGCCATGCTCGGGCTCGCCCTGCTGCTCACGGCGCATGCGAAGCGCTCCCGCCTGGGCTCCGGGCCGGTACTGCTGGCCCTGGCGGCCGGGCTGTTGTACGGCGTGCAGGACGCGCTGACCCGGGTGAGCGGGGACAAGTTCGCCGAGGGCGGCTTCGCCGGGCTGCTGACCGGCTGGCAGCCGTACGCCGTGCTCGCGCTGGGCGTCACGGGGCTGGTCCTCGTGCAGAGCGCCTTCGAAACCGCGTCCCTGCGCAAGTCGCTGCCCGCCCTGACCGCGGCGCAGCCGATCGCCGGGATCATCTGCGGCGTCGGCTTCCTGGGCGACCGGCTGCGGGCCGACGCGGTGGCGCTGAGCTGGGAGGCGGGCGGTCTCCTGGCCGTGATCGCCGGGATCGTGCTGCTGGGTCTGCATCCGGCCATGCCGACGGGGGCGGCGGAGCGGGCGGAGCGGGTACGCGTGGGGCAGCTCCAGCCGCAGCCGCAGCCGCAGCCGCAGTGA
- a CDS encoding TetR/AcrR family transcriptional regulator: MPRTTDSDGTPVPQRLLAAATRLFAEQGYDRTSVQEIVEAAGVTKGALYHYFGSKDDLLHEVYARVLRIQQERLDAVADADEPVEKRLRAAAADVVVTTIDNLDDAMIFWRSMHHLSPEKNKQVRAERRRYHERFRALVEEGQESGVFSKATPADLVVDYHFGSVHHLSTWYRPEGPMSPQQVADHLADLLLRALRP, translated from the coding sequence GTGCCCAGGACGACGGACTCGGACGGCACCCCCGTACCTCAGCGGCTCCTGGCCGCCGCCACCCGGCTCTTCGCCGAGCAGGGCTACGACCGCACCTCGGTGCAGGAGATCGTCGAGGCGGCCGGTGTCACCAAAGGCGCGCTCTACCACTACTTCGGCTCCAAGGACGACCTCCTGCACGAGGTGTACGCGCGTGTGCTGCGCATTCAGCAGGAGAGACTCGACGCCGTCGCGGACGCCGACGAGCCGGTGGAGAAGCGGCTGCGGGCCGCGGCCGCGGACGTCGTGGTGACGACCATCGACAACCTCGACGACGCGATGATCTTCTGGCGGTCCATGCACCACCTGAGCCCCGAGAAGAACAAGCAGGTCCGCGCCGAGCGCCGCCGCTACCACGAGCGCTTCCGCGCGCTGGTGGAGGAGGGCCAGGAGTCGGGCGTCTTCTCCAAGGCGACCCCGGCGGACCTGGTGGTCGACTACCACTTCGGCTCGGTCCACCACCTGTCGACCTGGTACCGCCCCGAGGGCCCGATGAGCCCCCAGCAGGTGGCCGACCACCTGGCGGACCTGCTGCTGCGCGCACTGCGCCCGTAA